The Vigna angularis cultivar LongXiaoDou No.4 chromosome 6, ASM1680809v1, whole genome shotgun sequence genome contains the following window.
GTTCTacatataaaagtataaaaagaagatctaaaatataaaagcatGAAAAATCTCTATTTACTGTTAGAAAACACCATAAAAGGTTTTAGAATTTTCTGAATAGTATAGGTAAGTGAAACAAATCTCTGAAATATAGTAAAATGGGGCAAAAATActaagaaaatagaaaagatatAGTAGATGGTGGAACTTTGAAACTTTGGGACCCCAACATGGCCAGCCGAATTGAAACACAATTTCCAATAACTTTACAGTTCAACACATCGTCATTCCTGGTCCATAGCAAATGTTATGATTATTTCAAGCTTTTTCACCACCAAATTTTTCAAAACAGAATCTATGACTAATATATGCAATGTAAAGACTGTACAAACAAATACACACTAATAAATGTTAGCACAAAAAAATtgactaaaaaattaatttctaccTATTTTTAGTGAATTTTGCAAAATCAGTACTAGTAATCAAAACTGATATGGGCTAAAGCTAAAATGGAGAGGAAGCGGAAATGATTTTGTGGATGGGCAGAAACTGGACAGTGGAGACCTGGACTGAAATTAAAATGCAAACAGTGACTGGCAGCAGAAACAAAAATGTAATGCATTTAAGTTGGACAGAAACTAGAAACAACAATTGAGAGTGAATGCAGTCAATGGCCAGGCACAGTAGAAACGAAAAGGCAGTGATAAACTAAAATGCAgtgaaagaaaaactaaaatgcaGTGACTGAAACTGTGAAACAACAAATGAGAATGAATTATACTAATTCCTAATTCaagacaaacaaaaataaaatcacatcaGGTCtggaaacaaaaataagaaaacacgaaaattcaaaaacaagagAATATCAGAACTCAAGTCTAAAAACAGCAACAGATATGGCCTAAAAGCTACAAACTAGTACTAACtctgaaaaataacaaaaccagCAAATGTAAACTAAAGAAAACTTAATTGAGCTAAACTAATGAATAGGAAAGAAAACTAGACTAAACTAAATTCTATCTAATAAGCTCATATTAACACATATTTGGAATAACagcattttatttttgaaaaaccaaatctaatctaaaataagaaaataaaaacaaaagaaacctCACGGAAACACAATTAGtctagaaaaatattaacaaatggAAATTCATCAGTCACCAGTAATCACCACATGAACAAAACCCATCTTTAAAGTGATGAAAACGGTTAGAATCCCTCACAATAATGTCCCTTTCAGTAATTTTGGATATGTACTTGGTAGCATTGTGGCAATCACCACAAACACGCAAGTTTTTAAATATCCTAATGGGATATTTTGGTGGGGTGCTGATAAGTCCAAATGCAATGGCCAGCCTCTCACTGTGACTTATCAAAATCTGCTCTTTCTCATCCTCCTCAACGTCTTGTAGGACAAAACTATAGTCTGGAACATAACCAAGGCTTTTCATTTTGGCATTCAAAACCCTTAATTCCTTGTATATCTCTGTACATTGTGGATGAGTTTGGTTCCCTGCATAAAAAACTTCAACTACACTACCTACTACAACAGAACTCCATCCAGGAGTCTTCTTCAATCCTCTATCTTTGGCTAAGGATCTTACTTTAACTGCTCCTTCCCATTTTCCAACATTTGCATAGATATTTGACAGCAAAACATAATAGCCAACATTCTCTGAATCAACTTCCAACAAGCGATCTAAAGCTAAAGTACCCAATTCTGCATTTCCATGTATTCTACAAGCAGAAAGGAGAGTACCCCAAATGGATGCATCTGCTTGTATGGGCATATTGTTTACTAAATTATGTGCCTTCTCCAAATACCCAGCTCTGCCAAATAAATCCACCATGCAGCCATAATGTTTCAAATTGGGCTTTACCCCATAATCTTTCTGCATCAAATCGAAGCACCATTGACCCTCATCAACTAAACCTGAATGGCTACAAGCCGACAACAACGATACAAAAGTAATATGGTCAGCCTTTACCCCGTCAGCTTGCATATCCTTGAAAAGTTGCACAGCTTCTTTTCCATGCCCGTGAATCCCGAGAGAAGATATTATTGCATTCCAAGGGACTGAAGTTTCCCGAGGGATTTCATAGAATAGGGACATTGCATCCTCTAACTTCCCACATTCCCCATACATGTCAATCAGGCAGGTAGCCACAAAGACATCCAAGTAGAGAGAGTTCTTGATTAGCCTCCCATGTATTTTCATTCCTTGTTGCAAAGCTCCAATATGGGAATATGCTGGGAGAATGCTCACCCATGTTCCTTGGTTGGGGATTATCGTTCTACATTCTCCCATCATGTTGTAAGCATCAATTGCCTCACTTGCAAGACCATTTTGAGCATAACCTGTGATCAAAGTGTTCCATGAAATTACATCTCTTCTAGGAAGCTGTTCGAAAACTGCACGTGCACAATCTATCAAACCCAATTTGGCATACATATTCACAAGAGCATTACCTATAACAACATCTTCCTCAAGCCAACCACGCCTCATAACAAATCCATGAACAGCCCTGCCAATCCTCCGATCACTTAACTGAACAAAAATTGAGATCAAACTCACAACTGTCAACAAATCAGGTCCCATTCCCACAAACTGCATCCCTTTAAATAAACGAAGTGCAGTATCTGGATCGTCATTCTGCTCATATGCAGCTATTATAGAATTCCAAGACACCACATCTCTCACCTTCATGCCATCAAAAACCCTCTGTGCATCCTGCAGCCTACCAAACTTCGAATACATATTAATGAAAGCATTGCAAACAAAAAGATCACTTTCCAACCCATGCTTTATCACGTACAGATGAACCAACATCCCACAAACAACATCATTCGCTTGCGCACAAACAGGAAGCACACTTGCCACCGTAACTGTATCCATCTTTACCCCTTCAACCTTCATCCTACCTAAAACACCCAACGCGCTGGTTGCTTTCCCATTCTGAAGAAACCCCGAAATCATCGCGTTCCAAGACCCAACATCTCGGACGGGCATATCATCAAACACCTTGTGGGCAACATCCACAGCACTAAACCTTGAATACAGATGGATCAAGGAAGCAGCCACATACACATCATGCTCAAAACCCATCTTCAAAACCCAACAATGCATCTTCTCCCCATCAACCACACTCACGCACGCCTTCAACACAGGGGGGAAAGTGTAAAAGTCAGGTCTTACACCCGAATTAGATAACAACTCACTGACACAGTTCATAGCATCACTGTATTTCCCGCACTTAACAAACGCAGCCACCATAGAGTTCCATGTGAAAATGTTCTTCCTCTGAATGTACTTAAAAGTGTTGCGAGACAATGAGAGGTCCCCAAGAGTGGCATACAAAGTAACAAGCCGAGTGAACAAAACGACATTTTGAGCCTTACCCAACACCGTAAAAAGCGCGTGAAGCTGCCTGGCAGTACCAATGTCGGTGCAAGAATGGAATACAAAGTTGGTCTTGTTCTCATGGTCATGTGATACCTCTTGGAAAGAACCTGTAACTGATGAAAAAATGTGGTGAATCCAGCGTTTCAATGGGAACACCGTGGAAATTGGCCTCAAATTGCGAGGTGGCAACGATTTGCGAAGAGAAAGCATAGAACATTGGTGTTATTCACTGTGCAAATGCTTAGTGTTCACCTACAGTTGTACGGACAAAATGGCAAccatatatctttttctttttgggtcCCCTGTTTTAACAACTAAATTTTAACACACAACGGTCATGTGTCAGCAGCACATtgatccatttttttttcttttattctgaAATTGTGACGTTGAAATCGATGAGGATTTTAGAAATTTGAGATTTCAAATATATCCCTTACCTTGTTTTATTAGAAATATCGTCTCGTTCACCATTTTCGTTTTAGGTCTCTCTTTTCGTTTTTGCTCTCCTTTTCCTTGTGATTCTCGCTCTTCATTGTCGTTCTCCTTCTACGTTTTCATTGCATCTCTTCGTTTTGGTCAACGTCGTCTTCTTTGTTGAGTGTATTGTGCAAAATGACAAGTTTCGGTAACCATGGTCCTTCGACGAGCAAGGTAAATGCGTTCTTCCTCCATTTTGTTCATCGCGTTTTCGGTTTGGATTTTGGGTTTTCCCTGttctgttaaattttttgttgttttcgtTTTAGGGCTTTTATGTTttggttattttgtttgttgttgatgcACTTGAGGGTTAGTCACTCATTTTCAACAAAGTATATTTCTACTTTCAACGAGCGTTTGACAGAGGAGCACCGGTCACTGATTGCGGAGACTCCTTTTTGGTGGTTTTTAGATTTGAGTGGTAAAGTTAAAGTATGTAGGAATATTTTGAGTAAGTTATTGGTTAAATGGGTGGATTCCAGTAGTGGTTTTTTAATTGGAGATAAACTTGTGTCTATGAATGAGAAGGAATTTTGTTTAGGCTTGTGGTTGAGTTCAGATGGtcaaaatattaacttaaaggaAGAAATGGGAAGAAGTACATGTGTGAAATACATAGGCAAAGgaacaaaatatttgaatttagtaTACAAAtgtttgatgagaaaaaaataaaagaaagataccTTCTTCTCATTTTTGTAGCTTGTACATATTGGTAGGGATATGTGAGATATTATTTCCACAACATAGCGGAAGAGTGTTTCCCAtaatgtttgaaattgttgataatTTAAGTGGTTAGGGTAATTATTGTTGGGGTAGTTTAGTGTATCATTATTTGGTACGTAGTTTGTGCAAAACTTCAGATGCTTTGAAGAAAGGAAAAGGTACACACAACGTTTATGTTGATGGTTCCGTTTATATGTTGcaagtaatttatatttattgatttaaaatgtcaaatttttttttgggttgTGGGTTGCATTGTGTTTTTGACTAAATGttaagatgaacagtttttttAGGTATGGTTTTGTGAGAATTTCAGTCCTCCCAAAGGTCCAATAGAGAAATTTCCAAGAATATTGCATTGgatgaatataaatttgagaGACAACTTCGTGAAAGGAGTTATGGAGACGGGTGTGGTATGTGGTTTATTGTTTGACTGTTGTATGTTATGATATATTCACTAAACTTTGATACTATGATATGTATTGTTCAATTTCAGgtttgatacgactgtcgcggtcatacaaattttatacaaaaattatgcagtatagctaggatgtgactcctaggtcgtctctctcaaggaccaaatatgGTTCAGTTTCGAATCAAACACGAAGGGGAGTTTTGTGATTGTGTTTGTTGTGGTAAAATTAAAACTGACTGGAATTTAAATAAGacaactgaatttaaaaacactaaaataaattttaacgacGGTAAAAATAAGtggtaaaagatggtaaaaacgGAACAGTAAATATGCAGAACAGTAAAACGCAATTGACAGATTTTAACGATATGGAAAACAATAATTTTGAAAACGGTAAATTCAGTTGAAATCGTAAATCACGAGtgcagtgaaaataaaaattgagaatCAAAtgaacaaagttttgaaaatgtaaattgaaagctgacagaattaaaattaaaacgcAGAGTGAAAATTACACGATCATTAAGAAAAGCTGAATggaaattacaattaaaaatttaatccttgaaactgaaaattaaaagaaatctaAAACCTCCCCCAGAAGGGAGGAGAAAACCAAGCCAGAACGTAACCTAAacctactcctaaaatctaataGTTTGCTTCTCTGCATGCTGCTGGATTTATAGCCCAAAAATCTGAACCCGTGAGCAAATAGGGTGAGGGCCCCTTCATTTTGCACCTCTTGTCATCTTGTTCACCACTTTGCCGTGAACATTCTTCTTTTTCGAAAATGGTTTTCATGGCTCCCATTCCAAGCTGTAGGCTCCTTTCTCCATTCATTCTACTTCTATTAGGCCGTGACAAGCACCTCACGCTCCAACCAAGGTGAATGAAGCTCCTCTGCTGAAACAAGCTTTGCTGGATGTGCTTTCTATTCATCAACCGTGGGATCCCATCCAAACTGATGTGGCTTCTTCTGCTATGAATGCTTGAACGCCACTTCTTTTCTTGCTCCAGCTCCTCTCCGGTGGTAGCTGCATGCTTCATTCATGCTTGCTGGACCAAGTATCTTCAATCAAGCTGGATGTGCTGCTCCAGCCGTGATGCTCCTGGACATGGTTTTCTCTACCGTGGTGAAGCGTTAGGTGGTGAATGGTCTGTGAGTGTTGCTGCACGTGAAGCTGCTGCCTCTGCTGGTTGAGTGAAAGATCCTCATGAAATCAGCCCTTCATCTGCAACACTCCATTTATTCTCATCTAAGGTGGCTGCTGGCTCCTGGATGTTGGACGTTGTGTGGAGGCCATGGTTGTGACGCCTCCCAGCTGGACCGTGGTATGTGCTGTCTCTGCTAGCCAAAGAGAAGAAACATTGAAGTGTTGGATGAAAGGAATGAGTTGTTCCAAGGAGCTATCCTTTACGTGTTGCCATGTGTGCAGCTCTCCAATTTAATTGTTCACGTTTCAGCAAAGCAAATAATGTGATGGCAAATTAAATTGTGCATGGGCCGTGTgcttgataatgctaaattataccatattttaagcatcattttagtggcaaaatcaactcctttcttacttataacttgcttaatcctcttgttttctaaatatttgtgtttttggctactttgatgtactttcatcaataatcccttattttgtagctaaaaatgaacttggaagactctccaacaaacgatagaactggaccaagaaattagcacgaagaaatgccatcagcagtgcaagaacgctcgtcccaggagagcggacgctcgcccagaaggcagaagagcggacactcgtccagagtggaagcacgagcggacgctcgtccaggaaagaggacgctcgtccaggaggacgctcgtccaagccagaagaggacgctcgtccatgcagaagaggacgctcgtccatgcaggaggacgttcgtccagcagaacgctcgtcca
Protein-coding sequences here:
- the LOC108343350 gene encoding pentatricopeptide repeat-containing protein At4g33990 isoform X3, translated to MLSLRKSLPPRNLRPISTVFPLKRWIHHIFSSVTGSFQEVSHDHENKTNFVFHSCTDIGTARQLHALFTVLGKAQNVVLFTRLVTLYATLGDLSLSRNTFKYIQRKNIFTWNSMVAAFVKCGKYSDAMNCVSELLSNSGVRPDFYTFPPVLKACVSVVDGEKMHCWVLKMGFEHDVYVAASLIHLYSRFSAVDVAHKVFDDMPVRDVGSWNAMISGFLQNGKATSALGVLGRMKVEGVKMDTVTVASVLPVCAQANDVVCGMLVHLYVIKHGLESDLFVCNAFINMYSKFGRLQDAQRVFDGMKVRDVVSWNSIIAAYEQNDDPDTALRLFKGMQFVGMGPDLLTVVSLISIFVQLSDRRIGRAVHGFVMRRGWLEEDVVIGNALVNMYAKLGLIDCARAVFEQLPRRDVISWNTLITGYAQNGLASEAIDAYNMMGECRTIIPNQGTWVSILPAYSHIGALQQGMKIHGRLIKNSLYLDVFVATCLIDMYGECGKLEDAMSLFYEIPRETSVPWNAIISSLGIHGHGKEAVQLFKDMQADGVKADHITFVSLLSACSHSGLVDEGQWCFDLMQKDYGVKPNLKHYGCMVDLFGRAGYLEKAHNLVNNMPIQADASIWGTLLSACRIHGNAELGTLALDRLLEVDSENVGYYVLLSNIYANVGKWEGAVKVRSLAKDRGLKKTPGWSSVVVGSVVEVFYAGNQTHPQCTEIYKELRVLNAKMKSLGYVPDYSFVLQDVEEDEKEQILISHSERLAIAFGLISTPPKYPIRIFKNLRVCGDCHNATKYISKITERDIIVRDSNRFHHFKDGFCSCGDYW
- the LOC108343350 gene encoding pentatricopeptide repeat-containing protein At4g33990 isoform X2; amino-acid sequence: MLSLRKSLPPRNLRPISTVFPLKRWIHHIFSSVTGSFQEVSHDHENKTNFVFHSCTDIGTARQLHALFTVLGKAQNVVLFTRLVTLYATLGDLSLSRNTFKYIQRKNIFTWNSMVAAFVKCGKYSDAMNCVSELLSNSGVRPDFYTFPPVLKACVSVVDGEKMHCWVLKMGFEHDVYVAASLIHLYSRFSAVDVAHKVFDDMPVRDVGSWNAMISGFLQNGKATSALGVLGRMKVEGVKMDTVTVASVLPVCAQANDVVCGMLVHLYVIKHGLESDLFVCNAFINMYSKFGRLQDAQRVFDGMKVRDVVSWNSIIAAYEQNDDPDTALRLFKGMQFVGMGPDLLTVVSLISIFVQLSDRRIGRAVHGFVMRRGWLEEDVVIGNALVNMYAKLGLIDCARAVFEQLPRRDVISWNTLITGYAQNGLASEAIDAYNMMGECRTIIPNQGTWVSILPAYSHIGALQQGMKIHGRLIKNSLYLDVFVATCLIDMYGECGKLEDAMSLFYEIPRETSVPWNAIISSLGIHGHGKEAVQLFKDMQADGVKADHITFVSLLSACSHSGLVDEGQWCFDLMQKDYGVKPNLKHYGCMVDLFGRAGYLEKAHNLVNNMPIQADASIWGTLLSACRIHGNAELGTLALDRLLEVDSENVGYYVLLSNIYANVGKWEGAVKVRSLAKDRGLKKTPGWSSVVVGSVVEVFYAGNQTHPQCTEIYKELRVLNAKMKSLGYVPDYSFVLQDVEEDEKEQILISHSERLAIAFGLISTPPKYPIRIFKNLRVCGDCHNATKYISKITERDIIVRDSNRFHHFKDGFCSCVFSMMLFSAKCYSSWCNGN
- the LOC108343350 gene encoding pentatricopeptide repeat-containing protein At4g33990 isoform X4 → MLSLRKSLPPRNLRPISTVFPLKRWIHHIFSSVTGSFQEVSHDHENKTNFVFHSCTDIGTARQLHALFTVLGKAQNVVLFTRLVTLYATLGDLSLSRNTFKYIQRKNIFTWNSMVAAFVKCGKYSDAMNCVSELLSNSGVRPDFYTFPPVLKACVSVVDGEKMHCWVLKMGFEHDVYVAASLIHLYSRFSAVDVAHKVFDDMPVRDVGSWNAMISGFLQNGKATSALGVLGRMKVEGVKMDTVTVASVLPVCAQANDVVCGMLVHLYVIKHGLESDLFVCNAFINMYSKFGRLQDAQRVFDGMKVRDVVSWNSIIAAYEQNDDPDTALRLFKGMQFVGMGPDLLTVVSLISIFVQLSDRRIGRAVHGFVMRRGWLEEDVVIGNALVNMYAKLGLIDCARAVFEQLPRRDVISWNTLITGYAQNGLASEAIDAYNMMGECRTIIPNQGTWVSILPAYSHIGALQQGMKIHGRLIKNSLYLDVFVATCLIDMYGECGKLEDAMSLFYEIPRETSVPWNAIISSLGIHGHGKEAVQLFKDMQADGVKADHITFVSLLSACSHSGLVDEGQWCFDLMQKDYGVKPNLKHYGCMVDLFGRAGYLEKAHNLVNNMPIQADASIWGTLLSACRIHGNAELGTLALDRLLEVDSENVGYYVLLSNIYANVGKWEGAVKVRSLAKDRGLKKTPGWSSVVVGSVVEVFYAGNQTHPQCTEIYKELRVLNAKMKSLGYVPDYSFVLQDVEEDEKEQILISHSERLAIAFGLISTPPKYPIRIFKNLRVCGDCHNATNFQYDAVLSQMLLLMVQWKLKMKFPAQNLQ
- the LOC108343350 gene encoding pentatricopeptide repeat-containing protein At4g33990 isoform X1; the protein is MLSLRKSLPPRNLRPISTVFPLKRWIHHIFSSVTGSFQEVSHDHENKTNFVFHSCTDIGTARQLHALFTVLGKAQNVVLFTRLVTLYATLGDLSLSRNTFKYIQRKNIFTWNSMVAAFVKCGKYSDAMNCVSELLSNSGVRPDFYTFPPVLKACVSVVDGEKMHCWVLKMGFEHDVYVAASLIHLYSRFSAVDVAHKVFDDMPVRDVGSWNAMISGFLQNGKATSALGVLGRMKVEGVKMDTVTVASVLPVCAQANDVVCGMLVHLYVIKHGLESDLFVCNAFINMYSKFGRLQDAQRVFDGMKVRDVVSWNSIIAAYEQNDDPDTALRLFKGMQFVGMGPDLLTVVSLISIFVQLSDRRIGRAVHGFVMRRGWLEEDVVIGNALVNMYAKLGLIDCARAVFEQLPRRDVISWNTLITGYAQNGLASEAIDAYNMMGECRTIIPNQGTWVSILPAYSHIGALQQGMKIHGRLIKNSLYLDVFVATCLIDMYGECGKLEDAMSLFYEIPRETSVPWNAIISSLGIHGHGKEAVQLFKDMQADGVKADHITFVSLLSACSHSGLVDEGQWCFDLMQKDYGVKPNLKHYGCMVDLFGRAGYLEKAHNLVNNMPIQADASIWGTLLSACRIHGNAELGTLALDRLLEVDSENVGYYVLLSNIYANVGKWEGAVKVRSLAKDRGLKKTPGWSSVVVGSVVEVFYAGNQTHPQCTEIYKELRVLNAKMKSLGYVPDYSFVLQDVEEDEKEQILISHSERLAIAFGLISTPPKYPIRIFKNLRVCGDCHNATNFQYDAVLSQMLLLMVQWKLKMKFPAQNLQVDLSRHVLDLDGTTFMKPVLEEESSRRDLIQQHNRNIFVFSVFLFLFTLTLRTMFGSSVGGGFISIC